From a region of the Salinispira pacifica genome:
- the ltrA gene encoding group II intron reverse transcriptase/maturase, translating to MQTQGNRKIWYSLYGRMLERPRLEAAFRKVKAANGAPGVDGVSVKAFADRLAEQLDVLVKELKDKSYRPLPVLRVEIPKDGGGVRKLGIPSVRDRVVQQALLDILNPIFDPDFHPSSYGYRPGRSAHQAIDKASTFMRRYELEWVVDMDLSKCFDTLKHDFLLTQVRKRVADGSILNLIRLFLESGVMTDAGEENTEEGSPQGGVISPLLANIYLDFFDQWSMARGYRIVRYADDILIFASSQKGAERRLAAATHFLEEEMGLAVNREKTHITNLYEGVRYLGVVISRHHTRIQEKKVKAFKDKVRKLTRRNSGRPLGSTIYELNPVLRGFANYFRIANCTKVFRELMSWVRRRLRAIQLRLWKRSSRLHRRLRQLGFQGEFKHIKMSSWRSAKSPLAAMALQNKHFEEMNLFSLDKVQVAISVRQLAG from the coding sequence ATGCAGACACAAGGAAATCGTAAAATCTGGTACAGCCTCTACGGCAGGATGCTCGAGAGACCACGGCTGGAGGCCGCTTTCAGGAAGGTGAAGGCAGCGAACGGAGCCCCCGGAGTAGACGGAGTGAGCGTCAAAGCCTTTGCCGACCGTCTGGCGGAGCAACTCGATGTACTTGTGAAGGAATTGAAGGACAAGAGCTACCGACCGCTTCCAGTCTTGAGGGTGGAAATACCCAAAGACGGGGGAGGAGTAAGGAAACTCGGGATACCTTCGGTTCGCGACCGGGTAGTCCAGCAAGCCTTACTGGACATTCTAAACCCAATATTTGACCCGGACTTTCATCCGTCCAGTTACGGATACCGACCGGGCAGAAGCGCACATCAGGCAATTGATAAGGCATCTACGTTCATGCGCAGGTATGAATTGGAATGGGTAGTGGATATGGACTTGTCGAAGTGTTTTGACACACTGAAGCATGACTTTTTACTGACTCAAGTACGAAAACGAGTTGCCGATGGAAGCATCTTGAATCTCATACGCCTCTTTCTTGAAAGTGGTGTGATGACGGATGCTGGTGAAGAGAACACTGAAGAAGGGAGTCCCCAGGGCGGGGTGATTAGTCCGCTTCTCGCGAACATCTACCTCGACTTCTTTGACCAGTGGAGCATGGCACGAGGGTATCGCATAGTTCGCTATGCCGACGATATCCTCATCTTTGCTTCATCACAAAAAGGTGCGGAACGTCGGCTTGCAGCTGCAACGCATTTTCTGGAAGAAGAAATGGGACTGGCTGTGAATCGTGAGAAAACTCACATTACAAACCTGTATGAGGGGGTGCGCTACCTTGGAGTAGTAATCTCTCGTCACCACACCCGGATTCAGGAAAAGAAGGTGAAAGCCTTCAAGGACAAGGTCAGGAAACTGACCCGACGCAACAGCGGGAGACCGCTGGGATCGACAATTTACGAACTCAATCCAGTACTACGCGGGTTTGCTAACTATTTCAGGATAGCAAATTGTACGAAGGTATTCAGGGAGCTGATGAGCTGGGTACGCAGGCGATTGCGGGCTATTCAGTTGCGACTTTGGAAACGCTCTTCCCGGCTGCACCGCCGATTGCGGCAGCTGGGATTTCAAGGCGAGTTCAAACACATCAAGATGAGTTCGTGGAGATCGGCTAAAAGTCCGCTTGCAGCCATGGCGCTGCAAAACAAGCACTTTGAAGAGATGAATCTGTTTTCTCTCGACAAGGTACAGGTCGCAATTTCTGTCCGGCAGCTTGCTGGATAA
- a CDS encoding MGMT family protein, with amino-acid sequence MTELTARIIEEIRAVPPGRVASYGEIARRAGNPRGARQVVRVLHSYSASCNLPWHRILGKDGKIRLPPGGGLEDQAALLSGEGIELKVSRNGEEIRVDMGRYGGITP; translated from the coding sequence ATGACTGAACTGACAGCACGGATTATTGAGGAAATACGGGCGGTACCTCCTGGCAGGGTCGCCTCATACGGGGAAATAGCCCGGCGTGCCGGGAATCCCCGGGGAGCACGGCAGGTTGTGCGGGTGCTCCACAGCTACTCCGCATCCTGCAATCTGCCCTGGCACCGGATACTTGGAAAGGACGGGAAAATCCGCCTTCCCCCGGGGGGCGGTCTGGAGGATCAGGCCGCTCTGCTGTCCGGGGAAGGAATTGAGCTGAAGGTATCCCGAAACGGCGAAGAGATCCGGGTGGATATGGGGCGGTACGGCGGAATTACTCCTTGA
- a CDS encoding ABC transporter permease has protein sequence MLILQYVKTNIRAAMEYRGAFLVQVFGMVLNNSAFIFFWYFLLQRIGGELNGYAFRDVMYLWSLTSIGFGLSVTFFGNAPRLSQLITNGELDVYLLQPAPLLPNILASRMNVSGIGDVIYGILLFAFTQSAGIADWVLFGVSAVLSTLMFTAVSVLYHSLTFFIGNGQESAGLAFEGFLSFSIYPGSIFKGPLRWILHSFIPVAWAAWIPAELAAGLVKGEGLNWTLIPPLLAGDGLFIAAAAAVFHLGVRKYESGNKVGARL, from the coding sequence ATGCTGATATTACAGTACGTAAAAACCAATATCCGGGCCGCCATGGAATACCGCGGCGCATTTCTGGTGCAGGTATTCGGAATGGTTCTGAATAATTCCGCATTTATTTTCTTCTGGTATTTCCTTCTGCAGCGAATCGGAGGAGAGCTGAACGGCTATGCATTCAGGGATGTGATGTATCTGTGGTCCCTTACTTCCATAGGGTTCGGTCTGTCGGTGACATTTTTCGGAAACGCTCCCCGGCTGAGTCAGTTAATAACCAATGGAGAGCTCGATGTGTACCTTCTTCAGCCCGCCCCCCTGTTGCCCAACATTCTTGCCAGCAGGATGAATGTTTCGGGTATTGGAGATGTGATCTATGGCATCCTGCTGTTTGCCTTCACCCAGTCAGCAGGCATCGCCGACTGGGTGCTGTTCGGCGTCTCGGCGGTTCTGAGTACGCTGATGTTCACAGCTGTGAGTGTTTTGTATCATTCCCTGACATTTTTCATCGGGAACGGGCAGGAGAGTGCCGGACTGGCCTTTGAAGGATTCCTGAGTTTCAGCATTTATCCGGGCTCCATCTTTAAGGGACCTTTGCGCTGGATTCTCCACAGTTTTATTCCCGTAGCCTGGGCGGCATGGATTCCGGCTGAGCTGGCAGCGGGGCTTGTAAAGGGGGAAGGATTGAATTGGACTCTGATCCCGCCTCTGCTCGCCGGGGACGGGCTGTTCATCGCTGCTGCTGCGGCGGTCTTTCATCTGGGAGTCCGGAAATATGAATCGGGAAATAAAGTTGGCGCCCGACTGTGA
- a CDS encoding ABC transporter ATP-binding protein codes for MAVEVRNLEKTFRMRKRGEGLRGYFSRSTHQVKAVQNISLNIDDGELLAFIGPNGAGKSTTIKLITGILYPDRGEISVLGMDPHRQRRELAGRIGTVFGQKSQLWYHLPPLDSLRLLGAIYGMKRHAVEDRIEQLSEVLDIREFLQQPVRKLSLGQRIRCEIAGSLIHSPEILFLDEPSIGLDLVAKQRLRQFIRKINREQNVTIFLTSHDVGDIEKICRRVVIINQGNLVWDGKTTDLKYKLMDKRVMSLKCGDDVDIDLPGVQVLKRRNGALKLEVQLGTTAVKDVLQYVMERTEVHDVGVSSVPMEEVIAEIYAGRMTQEGTCVP; via the coding sequence ATGGCAGTGGAAGTACGGAACCTTGAAAAGACATTCAGAATGCGAAAACGGGGAGAGGGTCTCAGGGGCTATTTTTCCCGAAGCACCCATCAGGTGAAGGCGGTGCAGAATATCAGCCTGAACATCGATGACGGAGAACTGCTTGCATTTATCGGGCCCAACGGAGCCGGAAAGTCCACAACCATCAAACTGATCACCGGTATTCTGTATCCCGACAGGGGAGAAATATCGGTGCTTGGAATGGATCCCCACCGGCAGCGCAGGGAGCTGGCCGGCCGGATCGGCACGGTGTTCGGACAGAAGAGCCAGCTGTGGTACCATCTCCCGCCCCTGGACAGTCTCCGTCTGCTGGGAGCCATCTACGGGATGAAGCGTCATGCAGTTGAAGACCGGATTGAACAGCTGAGTGAAGTGCTGGATATTCGTGAGTTCCTCCAGCAGCCGGTACGGAAGCTGAGCCTGGGGCAGAGAATCCGCTGTGAAATCGCAGGCAGCCTGATACATTCCCCGGAAATCCTCTTTCTGGATGAGCCCAGTATTGGGCTGGACCTGGTGGCCAAGCAGCGACTGCGGCAGTTTATCAGAAAAATCAACAGGGAACAGAATGTGACCATCTTTCTCACCAGCCACGATGTGGGTGATATTGAAAAAATATGCCGACGGGTGGTCATTATAAACCAGGGGAATCTGGTCTGGGACGGGAAAACCACAGATCTCAAGTACAAGCTCATGGACAAAAGAGTGATGAGCCTGAAATGCGGGGATGATGTGGATATTGACCTTCCCGGCGTCCAGGTTCTGAAGCGCCGCAACGGTGCCCTGAAACTGGAAGTGCAGCTGGGGACTACAGCAGTGAAGGATGTGCTTCAGTATGTGATGGAACGCACCGAGGTGCATGACGTCGGAGTAAGTTCGGTGCCCATGGAAGAGGTAATAGCGGAGATTTACGCCGGAAGGATGACCCAGGAGGGAACATGCGTGCCATGA
- a CDS encoding aldo/keto reductase: MKMKKPGRFGEEISAIGFGSWGISGAWGEMDEQAYIRTIHAAIDNGISFFDTAPIYGMGVSEEILGKAIEGRRDRLFIASKCGLVWNNKKRVRKDLSPASLRKEIDQSLERLRTDHLDLWQIHWPDENSDHDAAFEALAEIRDSGKVRFLGLSNFSAADLERAHKMVGIDSYQGLFNMFEQNAEKYHSIDLDYRVKKEILPILRREGMALLPYSPLMQGMLAGGISRDTSFAKGDVRAHNGKLSAENRGKYLEILEKLKPVAGDHNLSLAQLALVWTLNVDAVGSVIAGARSEKHVLSNAQAGEVSGQEEIVREVESVLSEYRGLIE, translated from the coding sequence ATGAAAATGAAAAAGCCCGGACGTTTCGGTGAGGAAATCAGTGCAATAGGATTCGGTTCCTGGGGGATCAGCGGTGCCTGGGGGGAAATGGATGAGCAGGCATATATCCGCACCATCCACGCCGCTATAGATAACGGAATCAGCTTTTTCGATACCGCTCCCATTTACGGAATGGGAGTATCCGAGGAAATTCTGGGTAAGGCCATAGAAGGCCGCCGGGACAGGCTGTTCATCGCCAGCAAATGCGGACTGGTATGGAACAATAAAAAGCGGGTCCGGAAGGATCTTTCTCCCGCAAGTCTCAGGAAAGAGATCGATCAATCACTGGAAAGACTGAGAACCGATCATCTGGATCTCTGGCAAATTCACTGGCCCGATGAAAACTCCGACCACGATGCGGCCTTTGAGGCTCTGGCTGAAATCCGGGACAGCGGCAAGGTGCGGTTCCTGGGGCTCAGCAATTTTTCCGCCGCCGATCTTGAACGGGCTCACAAGATGGTCGGCATAGACTCCTACCAGGGACTGTTCAATATGTTTGAACAGAATGCGGAAAAATATCACAGCATAGACCTTGATTACCGGGTGAAGAAAGAAATACTTCCCATTCTCCGCAGGGAAGGGATGGCTCTCCTTCCCTACAGCCCTCTCATGCAGGGAATGCTGGCAGGAGGTATCAGCCGGGATACATCCTTTGCCAAGGGGGATGTACGGGCTCATAACGGGAAGCTTTCAGCGGAAAACCGGGGAAAGTATCTGGAAATTCTGGAAAAACTGAAGCCCGTGGCCGGAGATCATAATCTGAGCCTGGCGCAGCTTGCCCTGGTGTGGACTCTGAATGTTGATGCCGTGGGATCGGTGATAGCAGGAGCACGGTCGGAGAAGCATGTGCTTTCCAATGCCCAGGCTGGGGAAGTATCGGGGCAGGAAGAGATTGTGAGAGAAGTTGAATCTGTACTTTCAGAATACCGGGGGCTGATTGAATAA
- a CDS encoding TrmB family transcriptional regulator translates to MTQLYEQLEILGLSRTEAQVYLSLLRGGQMTGYQIAKDLGISRSGVYNVLQSLYKQGAVYLIPGESREYTAKSPKEFIGELKDRYTGTADRLSMELESLTGDADSEQFFNIRGTPQVLRKARSIISRTGTEILINTDIPVAEFNPELREACARGVQVTMFSFYPQDPGDLPIRFFNAARNPEPGHSYCDGSSRLMLTSDMERCLLGGRSQGDFTATFSQNPLLTSVIAEHIHLDIYLLGLRRSYGLDNIPEKLLVNSIMESQSENTNQNIRSQPNEH, encoded by the coding sequence ATGACCCAGCTATATGAACAGCTTGAAATTCTCGGGTTGAGCCGGACCGAAGCACAGGTGTACCTCAGTCTGCTCAGGGGCGGTCAGATGACCGGCTATCAGATAGCCAAGGATCTGGGCATCAGCCGCTCGGGCGTCTATAATGTCCTTCAGTCACTGTATAAACAGGGTGCAGTGTACCTCATTCCCGGTGAAAGCCGGGAGTACACGGCGAAAAGCCCCAAGGAGTTCATCGGCGAACTGAAGGACCGGTACACCGGTACCGCAGACAGACTGAGCATGGAACTGGAATCGCTCACCGGCGATGCGGACAGCGAACAGTTCTTCAATATCCGGGGCACCCCCCAGGTGCTCAGGAAGGCCCGCTCCATCATTTCCCGCACCGGAACGGAAATCCTTATTAATACGGATATCCCCGTGGCGGAATTCAATCCCGAACTGCGGGAGGCCTGCGCCAGAGGCGTACAGGTCACCATGTTCTCTTTTTATCCCCAGGATCCGGGGGATCTTCCAATCCGTTTTTTCAATGCTGCCCGGAACCCCGAGCCCGGACACAGCTACTGCGACGGCAGCTCCCGTCTTATGCTCACCTCAGACATGGAGCGCTGTCTCCTTGGAGGACGATCCCAGGGGGATTTCACTGCCACCTTCAGTCAGAATCCCCTGCTCACCTCGGTGATTGCTGAGCATATCCATCTGGATATTTATCTGCTGGGCCTCAGGCGTTCCTACGGTCTGGACAACATACCCGAAAAATTACTGGTGAACTCCATCATGGAGTCACAATCCGAAAATACAAATCAAAATATCAGGAGCCAACCAAATGAGCACTGA
- a CDS encoding ABC transporter permease, whose product MRAMSYAMVGGIAVRHQFQYLGNIFFKNIFLVIVLFIFASIWRVVFAGQAVIAGFTMVQTLWYLSFTEIPEMGKSRMMTPIQEEIKSGSIAYTLIRPYNYVLFYLSRGLGESLVNAFPMLIIGFGVSSLMVGLLPGYFTAILPGLLLISGGLMLNLLLQIIIGLLAFWMEESTPVYWIIQKAVFILGGLFFPIDFFPPWLAGISKALPFAYITYWPARAIVDFDFQIWIRVLGGQMMYGLLFFAGASILFRSGMKRLESNGG is encoded by the coding sequence ATGCGTGCCATGAGCTATGCCATGGTGGGAGGGATTGCCGTCCGCCATCAGTTTCAGTACCTGGGAAATATCTTCTTTAAAAATATTTTTCTGGTGATAGTGCTCTTTATTTTTGCATCCATCTGGCGGGTCGTTTTCGCCGGCCAGGCGGTGATCGCCGGGTTCACCATGGTGCAGACTCTCTGGTATCTGAGTTTCACCGAGATCCCGGAAATGGGGAAAAGCAGAATGATGACCCCCATTCAGGAAGAGATAAAGAGCGGGAGCATAGCCTACACATTGATCAGGCCCTACAACTACGTGCTCTTTTATCTATCCAGGGGGCTGGGGGAAAGCCTGGTGAATGCCTTCCCCATGCTGATTATCGGTTTCGGGGTTTCTTCCCTGATGGTTGGGCTGCTCCCGGGATACTTCACTGCAATACTTCCGGGGCTGCTGCTGATTTCCGGCGGGCTCATGCTGAACCTGCTTCTGCAGATCATCATCGGGCTGCTTGCGTTCTGGATGGAAGAGTCCACCCCGGTGTACTGGATTATTCAGAAGGCGGTGTTCATTCTCGGGGGGCTGTTCTTCCCCATAGATTTTTTCCCTCCCTGGCTGGCGGGAATCAGCAAAGCTTTGCCCTTCGCCTATATCACCTACTGGCCGGCCCGGGCGATTGTTGATTTCGATTTTCAAATCTGGATCAGGGTTCTTGGCGGTCAGATGATGTACGGTCTGCTGTTCTTTGCCGGTGCCTCTATTCTTTTCCGCAGCGGGATGAAGAGGCTGGAATCCAACGGAGGATGA